CGAGGCGAAGAACAAGAAGTCCCCCTTGCGGTCGAACACGGGCCCGGAGTCGGAGTGCATTCCCGAGGTGAGCTTGTGCCGAGCCCCCTCTTCCACGTCGTACAGCCAGATCGCGGACATCGTGGAGCGCTGCTCGGTCTTATCGTAGACGAGCCACCGGCTATCGTGAGACCAGTTGACGGTCCCGATGGCCGCCCACGGGTCGGTGTCCACCTGCTTGACCACTCCGGTCTCGACGGTGAGGATGTAGATGGTGCCCGAGTTGTCGGCAAACGCGAGGTGCTTCGAGTCCGGTGACCATCGGTGGAAGTAGCGGTACAACTTGCCATCGTGGGTGAGCTGCTTGGTCTCGCCCTTGCCGTCCGACTCCGTGATGTACAGCTCGTACTCGCCGGTTGCATCGGAGAAATAGGATATCCAGCGACCATCGGGGCTCCAGGCCGGATCGCGCTCTGCCACGCCGCTGCTCCGCGTAAGGTTGCGCGGCGAGCCCTCCTTCGCTGGCAGCGTCCAGATGTCTCCTCGCGCTTCGACAACCGCTCGTTTTGCCGAGGGCGATAGGGACCAGCTCGCGATGTATCCAGCGGCATTCACGGTGCGAGGACGCAGAGTCGGGCGTGCTCCAGGAACCTGCACTCGCACCACTCGGCTCTGCCCGGTCCGCAGGTCCAGCAGGTGGATGTCGGTTCCGCTCTGGAACGCGATCTCCCCGCCTCCATCGGGACCGGGCCCCATGCTCGGCCAGCGCACGTCGAAGTCGGCGAACTTGGTCACCTGCCTACGCTCTCCCGTGCGCGTGTCATAAGACCAGATGTTCAGGCGGTGCTCGGCCCCTTGGTCGCTGAGGTAGTAGACCATCCGCCCGTGCCACATGGGAAGGGTGTCCGTGCCTTCCCAGTCGGTGATGCGCTTCGCCTGCTTCGTCTTCAGGTTGAACAGCACGATGTCGGTGGCCATGCCGCCGCGGTAGCGCTTCCAGCTCATGCGATCTGTGGAGTGCGGCGTGTAGGCGAGCCACTCCCCATCGTCGCTGAGGCTGCCGTTGGTCCCATAAGGAATCGGCAGCGCCTCGGGCAAGCCACCCCTCTCTGAAACCTGCCAAAGCTGCGTGCTTCGGGGGTGTGGATGCATTCCGCCCGCGGCGAACAGAAGCTTGCCCTGTCGAGTCCACTGCATCGGCTGCTCGCCTGCGGGGTGATAGGTCACCCGGAAGGGGATGCCTCCTCCTATGGGAAGCGTGTAAATGTCCAGGTTGCCGTCGTAGTTCGCGCCGAACGCTATCGCCGTTCCGTCGGGACGGAACCGCGGCTGCGTCACCGAGCCTTGCGGCATCGCCACCGGCATCGCGGTGCCCCCCTCGCGAGGCACGATCCACAGGTTGTTCGCATACACGAACGCAACGTGCTTCGCGCTCACGGCGGGATATCGCAACATGCCGGGGTGCGGCTCGATGGTCTGAGCAGGACTAGGCGGTGTGCTCGGTAGTGAAAGAAGGGTGGCGAGCAACGCGGCGACGATGTGCATCTTCGAACCTCCGCACCCGTGCCGTTCACGCGGCTTCGGGGATCAGCCCAGGAGATTCGCGATCCTAGGGTCCGTCCTCCTCCACGTGGCAAGGAAAGGCCTAGTCCGAAACGAAGCTAGTCCCGCGAATACCCCCAAGTTCGAGGAGGAACTCGATGAGCATTGGATGCGCCGTCGTCGGCTTCGGCGGCCGATTCGCTATGGGCCTGCACCACGCCAAGCAGGTAATGGACACCCCCGGGCTGCACCTGGCCGCCGTGTACGACATAGACCCCGAGCGCCGAGAGATTGCCCGGCAGGAACTGCCCGAAGTTACGGTCCACGACACTTACGAGGCGGTGCTCGCCGATCCGGGTGTAGACATGGTGATCCTCGTGACCCCGCACGACACCCACGCCCCGATGTCCATAGCTGCCAGCAAGGCGGGCAAGCACGTGCTTACCGAGAAGGTCATGTGCCTCGACGTTGCCGAGGCAGACGCAATGATCGCTGCCGCGCGCGAGGCGGGCAGAATGCTCTCCGTGTACCAGAACCGGCGATGGGACCATGACTATCTGACCGTCCGAAAGGTGGTCTCTTCGGGCCTGCTCGGCGACGTGTTCCACGTAGACAGCTCCGTCAACGGTTGGTGGAAGCCTTCGGGCTGGCGCGGATCCCGTGCGGCAGGCGGAGGAATGCTGTACGACTGGGGAGCGCACCTCTTCGACCAGGTCGTCCAGATGAACCTGCCGTCGCTACCCACTTCCGTCTTCGCCAGCCGCGCCCATCGGGTGTGGATGGACGTGGATGTGGACACACAGAACAGCGTGATGGTGCTCTTCGACAACGGCGTCACCGCGTGCATCGACGTCGGATGCATCAGCCGCACACAGCGGTCCCGATGGCTGGTGAGAGGGGAGAAGGGAGCACTGCACCTGCCGGATTGGGACACCGCGACCGCGCAGGTCGAGATGAACGGCGTGCTCGGGTCGCTGAAGGTCGAGATGGAGAAGGACGACTGGAACGCGCTCTACCGAAACGTGTCGGCCCACCTGAACGAGGGCACCGAGCTGCTCGTGAAGCCAGAGGAGGTGCGCATCGGCGTCGCCTGCATCGAGGCCGCTATGAAGTCCGCCGAGCGCGGCGAGTCGGTTCGCGTGGAGCTTCCCGCATTGCCTTGAGTCGGGGCGTTGGCGACCCAGATTGGCGATCGGATTGCTCCGATGAGACGCTGCGCATGGAGCTTCCCGCATTACCGTGATTCGGCTCGTCGGCGAACCGGATCGGTGGCGGATTGCTCCGATGAGACGCTGCGCATGGAGCTTCCCACATTACCGTGATTCGGCTCGTCGGCGAACCGGATCGGTGGTCGGATTGCTCCGATGAGACGCTGCGCATGGAGCTTCCCGTATTGTCTTGAGGCCAAGCCGCATTCACGGGCTGGAGGGCCGGTTGCCGTAATTCCGTCGTCCTGCGGACCCGGCCCGGGTCCGTCATGCTGAGCCTGTCGAAGCATGACACCGATCCCCGCCTCCCTGCCGGGGCGACCCGCCATGTTCTCCTACGCCCCCACCGTCCGCGAACCCCACCAACGGGCGTGGCGGTAGACCGTCATGCTTCGACAGGCTCAGCATGACGTTAGCTTCGACAGGCTCAGCATGACGGTACCGGGCGCGGCTGGCCTTCGCACGATTGGTCTTGCGGCCGAACGCGTATCTCGGCGAAGCACGCCCACCCACACGCCTCCATCCCGTCATGCTGAGCCTGTCGAAGCATGACACCGATCCCCGCTCCCTCTTGCTGTAGGACCTAGACAACGCGGGGAGGTCCTCCAGGCGCCCTTCAATCAGGGCCAGCTTCTTCTCCCGTCGCCAGCCCTTGATCTGTTTCTCAGCGGTGATCGCTTCCGCCATGGTCCCGAAGTGCCCCACCCACACACACTCGCACGGTCCGTACTTCCGGGTGAACTCTCCGCCCGCACCGGCGTGGTTCGCGCCGAGCCGCACCTCGGCCTGAGCCGTGACTCCCGTGTAGAACCGGCCGTCTATGCATCTCAGGATGTACACTGCAGGTGACTTCATTGCATTTATCCGACAACGCGGCGGTAGACCGCCATGCTTCGACAAGCTCAGCATGACGGTACCGGGCACGGCGGTAGACCGTCATGCTTCGACAGGCTCAGCATGACGTTAGCTTCGACAGGCTCAGCATGACGTTAGCTTCGACAGGCTCAGCATGACGTTAGCTTCGACAGGCTCAGCATGACGTTAGCTTCGACAGGCTCAGCATGGCGGAAACCACTGACCCTGCCTCGCCATCGGATGGAAGTGGTCTTCTCCCCGCCGGACCCGCCTCGGGCCGAGCGCCGATCTAGAACTCCAGCAGATACGTTGCGCCGAAGAAGATCTCTGCTCCCTGCACGCCGCCTTGCACGCGGAAGTTCCGGTCGTGCGAGTAGCGGAGCACCCCGTTGAAGTCCTTCGCATCGTACTCGCCGATGACGCTGAACTTCGGATCGAGCTGCAGTTCACCACCGAAGATGAACTCGTCCTCGAACATGCCCGTACCTGCGCCGAAGTGAAGGCGGAAGCCGATGGCTCTGTCCTCCACGGCGCGCGGGATGGCGAAGTCCGCTGAGCCGATCACATAGTAGGAGCGAGTGATCGCGTCCGCCGCGTCTATCACTCCGACCCCGACTTCGAAGAAGTCGAAGTTGGCTGGGATGATGTTGACCTTGGCGTTCGCGACGCCTTTGTTCTTTCGGCCCTCTCGGTCAATGAAGGCACCGCCGATCTCCACGCCAGGGGTGATGCCGTAGTTCGCAGCCGGCCCGCGGATGTCCTCACCGAACGATGTGCTGAATTGCACCTTGCCGTGCTGTGTTACGTAAGCCGTAGGAACGTTGATCAGCCCAGTGGGGCCGAAAAGCGTGTTCGAACTCGTGAGGGCCTCGCGTGAGCGTTGGACAACCTGCCCGCCGCCTACACCGGCCGCTGAGGTGGCGATCACGCATGCCGTCGCCACATGGAAGACCGTTCCCAGAATCATTACACACCTCCCTGTTGAGGTCGCCAGCGGCAACCGATCTGCGTTTTCGCCAGCGGACGCCCGCTATCCTGCAGCCCTATTATGCATCAGCCCGAGAAAACGCCTGCCAGTGTTCGATCGAGTCGATATCGGTGCCTACCGACGCGTGCTCGGTGATAATCGCCTTCACGGGGGCGCCGAGCATCCGGCTCGCCTTTTTCTCCAGGTACCCCAGCGACAAGGTGCTCGGAGCCAGCCAGCCAATGAGCAGGCGAAGGGTCATGCCCGGTCCGAGCATGGCTGCGAGCCGCAGCGGGCTCTTGCGCGCGGCGTGGGCGGCTTCCACTCTCGCCCAGTTCTCTTCCAAGAACTGCCGGTGCAAGTAGGTGATGTTGCCGCCGGTGAAGTACCCCTCGCGGATCCGAACCGCGGTCCTCTTGACCCCTGGGAATGCCGCCTCGCACGCCGACATCGGGATGATGGAGTAGCAGAACCATGCGCCGGACTCCACCGACTTCCGGCAGACATCCTCCACCGCGTCTGGCGTGAGGAAGGGTATGTCCGCGGAAACGAGGAGGAAGCTGTCGCCACCCAACGCTTCGGTGCCATTTCGAATGCTCTCGAGAATCGTTCGTCCCCCCGGGGCTATCGTGCAGCCCAGAGTCTGTGGCAGGTCACCGACTGCCACGATCCGCCCGATCGAAGGTGCCGCGCGCACGGCCTCCAGCACCCACTCGGCCATCGGGCGCCCGCGAAAGGGCAGTAGCGCCCGGCACTCCACTCCCGCTGCAGCGGCTAGGTCTGGGGGGCAGCGACCTCCAGCGAGCAAAACCGCCCCGACGGAGCCGGGTACTAAGGCCATTCGTCCCGACGCAACGTGCGAACGGCACGGGCCCAGTAGCCCTCCGCTTCGAGCGCCTCGGCCATCCGCCGTGCCTGCTCTTCGTCTGTGGTCAGGGCCGCAATTGCCGAGCCGCTTCCGCACAGCACGGCG
The Fimbriimonadia bacterium genome window above contains:
- a CDS encoding Gfo/Idh/MocA family oxidoreductase, which codes for MSIGCAVVGFGGRFAMGLHHAKQVMDTPGLHLAAVYDIDPERREIARQELPEVTVHDTYEAVLADPGVDMVILVTPHDTHAPMSIAASKAGKHVLTEKVMCLDVAEADAMIAAAREAGRMLSVYQNRRWDHDYLTVRKVVSSGLLGDVFHVDSSVNGWWKPSGWRGSRAAGGGMLYDWGAHLFDQVVQMNLPSLPTSVFASRAHRVWMDVDVDTQNSVMVLFDNGVTACIDVGCISRTQRSRWLVRGEKGALHLPDWDTATAQVEMNGVLGSLKVEMEKDDWNALYRNVSAHLNEGTELLVKPEEVRIGVACIEAAMKSAERGESVRVELPALP
- a CDS encoding GIY-YIG nuclease family protein → MKSPAVYILRCIDGRFYTGVTAQAEVRLGANHAGAGGEFTRKYGPCECVWVGHFGTMAEAITAEKQIKGWRREKKLALIEGRLEDLPALSRSYSKRERGSVSCFDRLSMTGWRRVGGRASPRYAFGRKTNRAKASRARYRHAEPVEANVMLSLSKHDGLPPRPLVGFADGGGVGEHGGSPRQGGGDRCHASTGSA
- a CDS encoding NTP transferase domain-containing protein, whose amino-acid sequence is MALVPGSVGAVLLAGGRCPPDLAAAAGVECRALLPFRGRPMAEWVLEAVRAAPSIGRIVAVGDLPQTLGCTIAPGGRTILESIRNGTEALGGDSFLLVSADIPFLTPDAVEDVCRKSVESGAWFCYSIIPMSACEAAFPGVKRTAVRIREGYFTGGNITYLHRQFLEENWARVEAAHAARKSPLRLAAMLGPGMTLRLLIGWLAPSTLSLGYLEKKASRMLGAPVKAIITEHASVGTDIDSIEHWQAFSRADA